The following are encoded together in the Xanthomonas vesicatoria ATCC 35937 genome:
- the pdeM gene encoding ligase-associated DNA damage response endonuclease PdeM — protein MGDSVQLQLAGETVELLGERALYRPAQRALLIADLHLGKADVFRRAGIGLPAGGTAHDLERLDALLAQRQVEALWILGDLLHGPAPRAAWHRRWSAWREQHCELRVIAIRGNHDRAVAGADLQIEAAGEQVEDGPFVLRHDPFPHPTGHVLCGHLHPLAALPGLSRRWPAFWLRENVTILPAFSHFTAGVVPTLIEGERLVACVEGDAVALPVR, from the coding sequence ATGGGCGATAGCGTGCAGCTGCAGCTGGCCGGCGAAACTGTGGAATTGCTCGGCGAACGTGCCTTGTATCGGCCGGCACAGCGCGCCTTGTTGATCGCCGATCTGCATCTGGGCAAGGCCGATGTGTTCCGACGCGCCGGTATTGGGCTGCCCGCCGGCGGCACCGCGCACGATCTGGAGCGCCTGGACGCGTTGCTTGCGCAGCGCCAGGTGGAGGCGCTGTGGATTCTGGGCGACCTGTTGCACGGCCCTGCCCCGCGCGCGGCCTGGCATCGCCGTTGGAGCGCGTGGCGCGAGCAGCATTGCGAGCTGCGCGTGATTGCCATCCGTGGCAATCACGACCGCGCCGTAGCCGGTGCGGATCTGCAAATCGAAGCCGCCGGCGAGCAGGTCGAAGACGGGCCGTTTGTGCTGCGCCACGACCCGTTTCCGCATCCCACCGGTCACGTGCTATGCGGGCATCTGCATCCGTTGGCGGCGCTGCCCGGTCTGTCGCGGCGTTGGCCGGCGTTCTGGTTGCGCGAGAACGTCACCATTCTGCCGGCGTTCTCGCATTTCACCGCGGGCGTGGTGCCGACGCTGATCGAAGGCGAGCGCCTGGTGGCCTGTGTGGAAGGCGACGCGGTGGCCTTACCGGTGCGTTAG
- a CDS encoding ligase-associated DNA damage response DEXH box helicase, which produces MTATQQARGTPLQQWRDWFAQRGWAPLPFQRDVWKRYLAGESGLLHTPTGSGKTLAAFGGPLLEALAARGRTLPTTSARPATAARRQQQRSLQVLWITPLRALAADTARALREPVDALGLDWQVGLRTGDASARDKRLARSGKLDVLVTTPESLALLLSYPDTAPQLSALRCVIVDEWHELLGNKRGVLLQLCLARLRGWAPALRIWGLSATLGNLSQARDVLLPHRPDAALVSGVKPRAMTLETLLPDSGERFPWAGHLGLAQLARVLQKIMQQRTSLVFTNTRAQAELWHQALSAVWPDDLATLALHHGSLDPSLRAAAEQGLRDGSLRCVVATSSLDLGVDFPAVDQVLQVGSPKGIARLLQRAGRARHRPGESGHVVCVPSHALELVEYAAARRAIAHGHIEARPPPRLSLDVLAQHCVTLALGGGFDADALFAEVRGTDAFAALEKPTWNAVLDFIVQGGSALAHYPDFHKVVRDEHGVYRVTDRRVALRHRLSIGTITSDGSVRVQFLRGGRLGAVEEQFVGRLRRGDRFQFAGRLLELVRLEDMTAYVRVAKGGSGVVPKWMGGRMPLSSALGREVEAVFAAPGDAPEMQALAPLLHLQASLSSLPGPDHLLVESIKARDGRHVFVYPFAGRQVNEGLAALLAARWGRRQRNTFSFAANDYGFVLSPAQEVDIDADVLRALLSPAGLFDDLRDSLNLGELARRQFREIARVAGLLSPSLPGRAPRSLRQLQASSGLLYDVLQRFDPDHLLLAQAEREVFEGQLELARLAHALEDCARRELRLCVPRSLTPLSFPLWAERVRGQLSTEDWKARVLRAAEQLERKHGR; this is translated from the coding sequence GTGACAGCGACGCAGCAGGCACGCGGCACGCCCTTGCAACAGTGGCGCGACTGGTTCGCACAGCGCGGCTGGGCGCCGTTGCCGTTTCAACGCGATGTCTGGAAGCGCTATCTCGCCGGCGAATCCGGATTGCTGCATACGCCGACCGGCAGCGGCAAGACGCTGGCAGCGTTCGGCGGTCCATTACTCGAAGCGCTAGCTGCACGTGGCCGCACGCTACCGACCACATCGGCTAGACCTGCCACTGCCGCGCGCCGACAACAACAACGCAGCTTACAGGTGCTGTGGATCACGCCCTTGCGCGCGCTGGCCGCCGACACCGCGCGCGCACTACGCGAGCCGGTAGACGCGCTGGGACTGGATTGGCAAGTGGGCCTGCGCACCGGCGACGCCAGCGCGCGCGACAAACGGCTGGCACGCAGCGGCAAGCTCGATGTCTTGGTCACCACCCCCGAATCGCTGGCCCTGCTGTTGTCGTATCCGGACACGGCGCCGCAGCTGTCCGCACTGCGTTGCGTGATCGTCGACGAGTGGCACGAACTGCTTGGCAACAAGCGCGGCGTGTTGCTGCAGCTGTGCTTGGCGCGTCTGCGCGGCTGGGCGCCCGCGCTGCGCATCTGGGGCCTGTCGGCCACGCTGGGCAATCTGTCGCAGGCGCGCGATGTACTGCTGCCGCATCGCCCCGATGCGGCGCTGGTGTCGGGCGTCAAACCGCGCGCGATGACGCTGGAAACGCTGCTGCCCGACAGCGGCGAACGCTTTCCGTGGGCCGGCCATCTGGGCCTGGCGCAGCTGGCGCGCGTGCTTCAGAAGATCATGCAGCAGCGCACCAGCCTGGTGTTTACCAACACGCGCGCGCAGGCCGAGTTGTGGCACCAGGCCTTAAGCGCGGTGTGGCCCGACGATCTGGCCACGCTTGCACTGCATCATGGCTCGCTGGACCCCAGCCTGCGCGCCGCCGCCGAGCAGGGGCTGCGCGACGGCAGCCTGCGCTGCGTGGTCGCCACCTCGAGCCTGGATCTGGGCGTGGATTTCCCCGCGGTGGATCAGGTGCTGCAGGTCGGCAGCCCCAAGGGCATCGCGCGCCTGCTGCAACGTGCCGGCCGCGCGCGGCACCGCCCCGGCGAGTCCGGGCATGTAGTGTGTGTGCCTTCGCATGCCTTGGAACTGGTCGAATACGCCGCAGCACGCCGCGCGATCGCGCACGGCCATATCGAAGCACGGCCGCCACCGCGCCTATCGCTGGATGTGCTGGCCCAGCACTGTGTCACCCTCGCCCTGGGCGGTGGCTTCGACGCCGATGCGCTGTTCGCCGAGGTGCGCGGCACCGATGCCTTCGCTGCGCTGGAAAAACCAACCTGGAACGCGGTGCTGGACTTCATCGTGCAAGGCGGCAGCGCATTGGCGCATTACCCGGATTTCCACAAGGTCGTGCGCGACGAGCACGGGGTGTATCGCGTCACCGACCGTCGTGTCGCGCTACGCCATCGTTTGTCCATCGGCACCATCACCAGCGATGGCAGCGTGCGCGTGCAGTTCCTGCGTGGCGGCCGGCTGGGTGCGGTGGAAGAACAGTTCGTCGGCCGCCTGCGGCGCGGCGATCGGTTTCAGTTTGCCGGGCGATTGCTGGAACTGGTGCGCCTGGAAGACATGACCGCCTACGTGCGTGTCGCCAAGGGCGGTAGCGGTGTGGTGCCCAAGTGGATGGGCGGGCGTATGCCGTTGTCGTCGGCGTTGGGGCGCGAAGTGGAGGCGGTGTTCGCCGCGCCCGGCGATGCACCTGAAATGCAGGCGCTGGCACCGCTGCTGCACCTTCAGGCATCGCTCTCGTCGCTGCCCGGCCCCGATCACCTGTTGGTGGAAAGCATCAAGGCGCGCGATGGCCGGCATGTGTTCGTCTATCCATTCGCCGGACGGCAGGTCAACGAAGGGTTGGCCGCGCTGCTGGCCGCACGGTGGGGCCGACGTCAGCGCAATACCTTCAGCTTCGCTGCCAACGATTACGGCTTTGTGCTCTCGCCCGCGCAGGAGGTGGACATCGACGCCGATGTCCTACGCGCTTTGCTGTCACCGGCCGGGTTGTTCGACGACCTGCGCGATAGTCTCAACCTGGGCGAGCTGGCGCGCCGGCAATTTCGCGAGATCGCGCGCGTGGCCGGGTTGCTGTCGCCGTCCCTGCCCGGCCGTGCACCGCGCAGTCTGCGCCAGCTGCAGGCATCCAGCGGCTTGCTCTACGACGTGTTGCAGCGCTTCGATCCCGATCACCTGCTGCTAGCGCAGGCCGAACGGGAAGTCTTCGAAGGTCAACTCGAACTGGCACGCCTGGCGCACGCGCTGGAGGACTGCGCACGCCGTGAACTGCGCCTGTGCGTGCCACGCAGTCTCACCCCGTTGTCGTTCCCGCTGTGGGCCGAACGCGTGCGTGGCCAATTGAGTACCGAGGACTGGAAGGCACGCGTCCTACGCGCCGCCGAGCAACTCGAGCGCAAGCATGGGCGATAG
- a CDS encoding ATP-dependent DNA ligase has translation MKRFSALYRTLDRSTGTLDKRAALVAYFRQAPALDAAWALYLLAGGKVAGARMRIASSGELREWITETAGIADWLVADSYDHVGDLAETLALLLDDPVTEAADLPLAEWIEQRLLPIANQDVAVRKACIVQAWRSLGFDERLVFNKLLTGALRVGVSQRLVQQALAELSGVDIARIAQRMLGSWRPHATYLADLLTSEELPGDRQQPYPFFLASPLEAEVETLGAIDDWLLEWKWDGIRLQLIRRDGEAALWSRGEERLDGRFPEIEHAAMQLPDGTVIDGELLAWQPEQPLPMPFTALQTRIQRLKPGPKTLAAAPARVVAYDLLELGGEDLRERPLQERRALLDGVLTALDDPRIVASPLVQASDWQAAAQVRVQARERGVEGLMLKRANSVYQAGRRRGDWWKWKIDPLTIDAVLLYAQAGHGRRSTLYTDYTFGLWHEGQLVPIAKAYSGLDDKEILQLDRWIRANTTERFGPVRAVSPHHVFELGFEAVNRSARHKSGIAVRFPRILRWRHDKPFAEADHLSSLQALAR, from the coding sequence GTGAAGCGTTTTTCCGCGTTGTACCGCACGCTCGACCGTAGCACCGGCACGCTCGACAAGCGCGCCGCGCTGGTGGCGTATTTCCGCCAAGCGCCCGCGTTGGACGCGGCCTGGGCGCTGTATCTGCTGGCCGGCGGCAAGGTCGCCGGCGCACGCATGCGCATCGCCAGCAGCGGCGAGCTGCGCGAGTGGATCACCGAGACCGCCGGCATTGCCGATTGGCTGGTTGCCGACAGCTACGACCATGTTGGCGATCTGGCCGAAACGCTGGCGTTGTTGCTGGACGACCCGGTCACCGAAGCAGCCGATCTGCCGTTGGCCGAATGGATCGAACAGCGGCTGCTGCCCATCGCCAACCAGGACGTTGCAGTGCGCAAGGCATGCATCGTGCAAGCCTGGCGCAGCCTGGGCTTCGACGAGCGGCTGGTATTCAACAAACTGCTGACCGGCGCATTGCGCGTGGGCGTCTCGCAGCGCCTGGTGCAACAGGCCCTGGCCGAATTGTCTGGGGTGGATATCGCGCGCATCGCCCAGCGCATGCTCGGCAGTTGGCGCCCGCATGCGACCTATCTGGCCGATCTGCTGACCAGCGAAGAGCTGCCTGGCGATCGTCAGCAGCCCTACCCATTTTTTCTCGCATCGCCGCTCGAAGCCGAGGTGGAGACACTGGGCGCTATCGACGACTGGCTATTGGAATGGAAGTGGGACGGCATCCGCCTGCAGCTGATCCGGCGCGACGGCGAAGCGGCGCTGTGGTCGCGCGGCGAAGAACGCCTGGATGGTCGGTTCCCGGAAATCGAACACGCCGCAATGCAGCTGCCCGACGGCACGGTCATCGATGGCGAGCTGCTGGCCTGGCAGCCGGAGCAGCCGTTGCCGATGCCATTCACTGCGTTGCAGACGCGTATCCAGCGGCTCAAGCCCGGCCCCAAGACCTTGGCGGCTGCGCCTGCGCGCGTGGTGGCCTACGACCTGCTTGAGCTCGGTGGCGAGGACTTACGCGAACGCCCTTTGCAGGAGCGTCGCGCATTGCTGGACGGCGTACTTACTGCGCTCGACGATCCGCGCATCGTCGCCTCTCCGTTGGTGCAGGCGAGCGATTGGCAGGCCGCCGCGCAGGTGCGCGTGCAGGCACGCGAACGCGGCGTGGAAGGGCTGATGCTCAAGCGCGCCAACTCGGTGTATCAGGCCGGCCGCCGACGCGGCGATTGGTGGAAGTGGAAGATCGACCCGCTCACCATCGATGCGGTGCTGCTGTACGCGCAGGCCGGCCACGGCCGCCGCAGCACGCTGTATACCGACTACACCTTTGGGCTCTGGCACGAGGGGCAGCTGGTGCCGATCGCCAAGGCGTATTCGGGCCTGGACGACAAGGAGATTCTGCAACTGGATCGCTGGATCCGCGCCAACACCACCGAACGTTTCGGTCCGGTACGCGCAGTGAGCCCGCATCATGTCTTCGAGCTGGGCTTTGAAGCAGTCAACCGCAGCGCGCGGCACAAATCCGGGATTGCGGTGCGCTTTCCACGCATCCTGCGCTGGCGTCACGACAAACCGTTTGCCGAGGCCGACCACCTGAGCAGTCTGCAGGCACTGGCGCGGTGA
- a CDS encoding ligase-associated DNA damage response exonuclease: protein MRNGNDTNTRGDLVVLGPEGLYCPQGDFHIDPWRPVPRAVITHGHGDHARGGMGEYHCTHDSLPILQWRLGEQVYHTHADGEAFTLGRARVSLHPAGHVLGSAQVRIEVDGEVWVASGDYKRQHDPTCTPFEVVQCDTFITEATFGLPVYRWPETSEVAADIVAWRRECAERGEAAILYCYALGKAQRVLAELRAWDTQPALLHGAIAAGVEVYRQAGIPMLDTQPVSEHARGADYAGQLVLAPPSAAGSPWIRRFRHAQQGFASGWMRIRGNRRRRNYDRGFVVSDHADWPDLLRTIEDTGARRVIATHGNTDALIQHLRERGVAAEAFRTYFGAEE from the coding sequence ATGCGCAACGGCAACGACACGAACACACGCGGCGATCTGGTGGTGCTTGGCCCGGAGGGGCTGTATTGCCCGCAAGGCGACTTTCATATCGACCCCTGGCGGCCGGTGCCGCGTGCGGTGATTACACATGGCCACGGCGATCACGCGCGTGGCGGCATGGGCGAATACCACTGCACGCACGACAGTCTGCCGATCCTGCAATGGCGCCTCGGCGAACAGGTCTATCACACGCATGCCGATGGCGAAGCGTTTACGTTGGGAAGGGCACGCGTGTCGCTGCATCCGGCCGGGCATGTGCTGGGCTCGGCACAGGTGCGTATTGAAGTGGATGGCGAGGTCTGGGTGGCGTCCGGCGATTACAAGCGCCAGCACGACCCCACCTGCACGCCGTTCGAAGTAGTGCAGTGCGACACCTTCATCACCGAAGCGACCTTCGGGCTGCCGGTGTATCGCTGGCCGGAGACGTCCGAAGTGGCGGCCGATATCGTCGCCTGGCGGCGCGAATGCGCCGAGCGCGGCGAGGCGGCCATCTTGTATTGCTACGCCTTGGGCAAGGCGCAACGTGTGCTGGCCGAATTGCGCGCCTGGGACACCCAACCCGCGTTGTTGCACGGCGCGATTGCTGCCGGGGTAGAGGTGTATCGCCAGGCCGGCATCCCGATGCTGGACACCCAACCGGTCAGCGAGCATGCGCGCGGCGCAGACTACGCTGGCCAATTGGTGCTGGCGCCGCCATCCGCTGCGGGCAGCCCCTGGATCCGCCGCTTCCGGCATGCGCAACAGGGATTCGCCTCAGGCTGGATGCGCATTCGCGGCAATCGGCGTCGGCGCAATTACGACCGCGGCTTCGTGGTGTCCGACCATGCGGACTGGCCGGATTTATTGCGCACCATCGAAGACACCGGCGCACGCCGGGTGATCGCCACCCACGGCAATACCGATGCCTTGATTCAGCACCTACGCGAGCGCGGTGTTGCGGCCGAAGCCTTCCGTACCTATTTTGGAGCCGAAGAATGA
- a CDS encoding diguanylate cyclase: protein MPTSFTSRRRNQLALVFSALIFVVIGVGIFVGARRSLADAALVSHTHEVIGRVDEIQARLLDAESAQRGFLLTGNEAYLLDYQTSVDRLPILLGNLRRLIADNPAQEQHLAQLHTLVETRLRQMQQVLDVYSQSGLEPARTRIRQSAFRTTSAIREQALTMVQREQELLAQRADSSRQSAALLLTLALAGIPFGLLVVGGVYALLMRELRHRAQAERLAAQANRELGDSVVALQRSTADLNLLSRYTGLLQSCISAEEALVVTSRTLASLLPGVAGSVYLLRASQDRAEAISHWGEPLVESAPQLLPEECWALRRGQPHIIEDLARDALCAHIDEPDSQTPITTACLPMSAQGTQLGFLFLSSPGPGPMPRLEIAEAAAEQLSLALSNLRLRESLRRQSIRDALTGLYNRRYLEESLSHELARCARRGLPLSVLMLDVDHFKQFNDSQGHAGGDLLLAAVGELLLTRLRAEDVACRYGGEEFTVILPEADGDEAMRLAEQIRSHIAALAVSDGQRALPRVTASIGVASYPADGELGASLIQKADAALYAAKHRGRNRVERHGSGAAHGTDLGG, encoded by the coding sequence ATGCCCACCTCTTTTACATCGCGGCGCCGCAATCAGCTGGCACTGGTTTTTTCTGCACTGATCTTTGTTGTCATCGGCGTCGGCATCTTCGTCGGCGCGCGCCGCTCGCTGGCCGATGCGGCCCTGGTCTCGCACACGCATGAAGTGATTGGACGAGTCGACGAAATCCAGGCGCGCCTGCTGGATGCCGAATCAGCGCAACGCGGCTTCCTGCTTACCGGCAACGAGGCGTATTTACTGGACTATCAGACCAGCGTGGATCGCCTGCCGATTCTGTTAGGCAATCTGCGCCGGTTGATTGCCGACAATCCTGCACAGGAACAGCATCTGGCGCAGCTGCATACCCTGGTGGAGACGCGGTTGCGGCAGATGCAACAGGTGCTGGATGTGTACTCGCAGAGCGGCCTGGAACCGGCACGTACACGCATCCGGCAGAGCGCGTTCCGCACCACCAGCGCCATCCGCGAGCAGGCATTGACCATGGTGCAACGCGAACAGGAACTCCTGGCGCAGCGCGCGGATAGCAGCCGGCAGAGCGCCGCCCTGCTGCTGACATTAGCCCTAGCCGGCATCCCGTTCGGGCTGTTGGTGGTCGGTGGCGTCTACGCGCTGCTGATGCGCGAATTGCGGCATCGGGCGCAGGCCGAACGCTTGGCCGCCCAAGCCAATCGCGAACTGGGCGACAGTGTCGTCGCATTGCAGCGCAGTACCGCCGATCTCAACCTGCTCAGCCGTTACACTGGCCTGCTGCAAAGCTGCATCAGTGCCGAAGAGGCGTTGGTGGTGACCAGCCGTACTTTGGCCAGCCTGCTTCCGGGCGTTGCCGGAAGCGTGTACTTGCTGCGCGCTTCGCAAGATCGGGCCGAAGCGATCAGCCACTGGGGCGAGCCGCTGGTGGAGAGTGCGCCGCAGCTACTGCCGGAAGAATGCTGGGCATTGCGTCGTGGCCAGCCGCACATCATCGAAGACCTGGCGCGGGATGCGCTGTGCGCACACATCGACGAGCCCGACAGCCAAACGCCGATCACCACCGCGTGCCTGCCGATGTCGGCGCAAGGCACGCAGCTTGGCTTCCTGTTTTTGTCTTCTCCCGGCCCCGGGCCGATGCCGCGCCTGGAAATTGCCGAGGCAGCTGCCGAACAATTGTCGTTGGCGCTGAGCAACCTGCGCCTGCGCGAGTCGTTACGCCGTCAATCGATCCGCGACGCGCTGACCGGGCTCTACAACCGCCGTTACCTGGAAGAGTCGCTGAGTCATGAGCTGGCGCGTTGCGCACGACGCGGCCTGCCGCTGTCGGTACTGATGCTGGACGTGGACCACTTCAAGCAATTCAATGACAGCCAGGGGCATGCCGGTGGCGACCTGCTGCTGGCTGCAGTCGGCGAGCTGTTGCTGACCCGGTTGCGCGCCGAGGACGTGGCCTGCCGTTATGGTGGCGAAGAATTCACCGTGATCCTACCTGAGGCCGATGGCGACGAAGCCATGCGCCTGGCCGAGCAGATCCGCAGCCATATCGCGGCGCTGGCGGTCAGCGATGGCCAGCGCGCATTGCCGCGGGTGACCGCCTCGATCGGCGTGGCCAGCTATCCGGCTGATGGCGAACTCGGCGCAAGCCTGATTCAAAAAGCCGATGCTGCGCTCTACGCAGCCAAGCATCGCGGGCGCAACCGGGTCGAGCGCCATGGCTCTGGTGCGGCGCACGGTACCGACCTGGGCGGGTGA
- a CDS encoding thiolase family protein, whose translation MSDIVIVAAKRTAIGSFLGQFNGVPAPTLAAAAIEGALAQSGIAPTDVSEVIVGCVLPANLGQAPARQAAIAAGIPTSTGATTINKVCGSGMKAIMFGHDLIKAGSASIVVAGGMESMSNAPHLLPNSRTGNRYGNFQAVDHMAWDGLTNPYDGQAMGVFGEATAEKFGFSRADQDAFAISSVERAQVAQRRGAFADEIVPVTVATRKGEVVVDSDEQPGKSDVAKIPTLKPAFKKDGTVTAASSSSISDGAAITVLMSADDAQRRGVTPLARIVGHVTHSQAPEWFTTAPVSAIQSLVGKIGWQLDDVDLFEINEAFAVVAMTPIKELGIAHEKVNVHGGACALGHPIGASGARLVVTLVNALRTRGGKRGIATLCIGGGEATAIAIELI comes from the coding sequence ATGTCCGACATCGTCATCGTTGCTGCCAAACGCACTGCCATCGGCTCATTTCTTGGTCAATTCAACGGTGTGCCGGCACCGACGCTTGCCGCCGCTGCAATCGAAGGCGCGCTGGCGCAATCGGGAATCGCACCGACTGATGTGTCCGAGGTCATTGTCGGCTGCGTGCTGCCGGCCAACCTCGGCCAGGCACCGGCGCGTCAGGCCGCCATTGCCGCAGGTATCCCGACATCCACCGGCGCCACCACCATCAACAAGGTGTGCGGCTCGGGGATGAAGGCAATCATGTTCGGACACGACCTGATCAAGGCCGGTTCGGCGAGCATCGTGGTGGCCGGTGGCATGGAGTCGATGAGCAATGCGCCGCACCTGCTGCCCAATTCGCGCACTGGCAACCGCTACGGCAATTTCCAGGCGGTGGATCATATGGCATGGGATGGCCTGACCAATCCCTACGATGGCCAGGCGATGGGTGTGTTCGGCGAAGCCACCGCAGAAAAATTTGGCTTCAGCCGCGCCGATCAGGATGCTTTCGCGATCAGTTCGGTCGAGCGTGCGCAGGTCGCGCAGCGCAGAGGCGCGTTTGCAGATGAAATCGTTCCGGTAACCGTGGCGACGCGCAAGGGCGAGGTTGTGGTCGACAGCGATGAGCAGCCGGGCAAGTCCGACGTTGCCAAGATTCCGACCCTGAAGCCGGCCTTCAAGAAGGACGGCACGGTGACGGCAGCCAGCTCGTCGAGCATCTCCGACGGTGCGGCGATCACGGTGCTGATGAGCGCCGATGATGCACAACGCCGTGGTGTCACGCCGCTGGCACGCATCGTCGGCCACGTCACCCACTCGCAGGCACCGGAATGGTTCACCACTGCGCCGGTGTCGGCGATCCAGTCGTTGGTCGGCAAGATCGGCTGGCAATTGGACGACGTGGACCTGTTCGAAATCAACGAAGCCTTCGCTGTTGTAGCGATGACGCCGATCAAGGAACTGGGCATCGCGCATGAGAAGGTCAACGTGCACGGTGGTGCCTGCGCGCTGGGTCATCCCATCGGCGCGTCCGGTGCGCGCTTGGTAGTGACATTGGTGAATGCGTTGCGCACGCGCGGCGGCAAGCGCGGAATCGCAACGCTGTGCATCGGCGGCGGCGAAGCGACTGCCATTGCTATCGAATTGATTTGA